The following coding sequences are from one Candidatus Binataceae bacterium window:
- a CDS encoding BON domain-containing protein, with product MTINGNSLRRVVAPILTLAVAIATGAPAAAARTATRRHLHRTAFTHRYRYTLGDRVEAALRADRNLAGARARADARGAVVLSGTVFDDAASRQAVLTASRVRGVRRVEDRLTTVTGQWMTQQKQINAALLQVGALQNVSAHVVGDRAYLWGDVHSESDKEQAARVAASFSKLHVVNLVRVVPGPLFSLPGWL from the coding sequence ATGACGATCAACGGAAATTCGTTAAGGCGTGTGGTGGCGCCCATCCTGACCCTCGCCGTGGCGATCGCGACGGGCGCTCCGGCGGCGGCTGCGCGCACCGCGACCCGCCGCCATCTGCATCGCACAGCCTTTACACACCGCTATCGCTACACACTCGGCGACCGCGTCGAAGCGGCGCTGCGCGCCGACCGCAACCTCGCAGGGGCTCGCGCCCGGGCCGATGCGCGCGGGGCAGTGGTTCTTTCGGGCACCGTGTTCGACGACGCCGCCAGCCGCCAGGCAGTGCTGACCGCAAGCCGCGTGCGCGGGGTGAGGCGCGTCGAGGATCGCCTGACGACGGTCACCGGCCAGTGGATGACGCAGCAGAAGCAGATCAACGCCGCCCTGCTCCAGGTCGGCGCGCTACAAAACGTGTCCGCGCACGTCGTCGGCGATCGCGCCTATCTGTGGGGCGACGTCCACAGCGAATCCGACAAGGAGCAGGCCGCGCGGGTCGCCGCGTCGTTTTCCAAGCTGCACGTGGTCAACCTGGTCCGCGTGGTGCCCGGCCCACTGTTCTCGCTCCCAGGCTGGCTGTAA